In one window of Miscanthus floridulus cultivar M001 chromosome 12, ASM1932011v1, whole genome shotgun sequence DNA:
- the LOC136498139 gene encoding uncharacterized protein, with protein MAAAAAPVPPVLCKRGQQQLVLVHTTKPPLPLRLMRRAVSVRVAPPRQQQQQQHRARPRPPPRNKPPEPARRPPRVPLDQDDYEYDDGGGYDDREEGRFAGGTRAAAMPKPPAGFVLDDQGRCIAAASKRIVTIIDDTSNRLLECIIRRVFRSSQDYDCLLLCPVDMPVQVLKSTNFSGWVAVDDDQLKQIIPSVAYALARVHMHFVESGFCYTARGGFCFPEEAIQEFHDSGDGGDGVPFEGVEICCFNLDGAHYMIYTPVDPLLFVAVKDKDGVLRIAEDDLMEDPAVLDAVDEETEFTALVEEEEALLETVLGER; from the exons atggcggcggcggccgctcCCGTGCCCCCGGTCTTGTGCAAGCGGGGGCAGCAGCAGCTAGTGCTTGTCCACACCACCAAGCCCCCCCTGCCCCTGCGCCTCATGCGCCGCGCCGTCTCCGTCCGGGTCGCGCCGCCccgtcagcagcagcagcagcaacaccgCGCCCGCCCACGGCCCCCTCCCAGGAATAAGCCCCCCGAACCCGCGCGCCGTCCGCCCAGGGTCCCTCTGGACCAAGATGATTATGAAtacgacgacggcggtggctaTGACGACCGGGAGGAGGGGAGGTTCGCTGGGGGCACCCGGGCCGCCGCCATGCCCAAGCCACCGGCCGGCTTCGTGCTGGATGACCAGGGCAGGTGCATCGCCGCAGCATCCAAGCGCATCGTCACCATC ATCGACGACACCAGCAACCGCCTCTTGGAGTGCATTATCCGAAGAGTATTCAGGAGCTCGCAGGACTACGACTGCTTGCTTCTCTGCCCCGTTGACAT GCCTGTGCAGGTTCTCAAGAGCACAAATTTCAGTGGCTGGGTAGCT GTCGATGACGACCAACTCAAGCAAATCATTCCGTCTGTTGCCTATGCCCTTGCCAGAGTACATATGCACTTTGTCGAAAGCGG ATTCTGTTATACAGCAAGGGGTGGCTTCTGCTTTCCAGAAGAGGCCATTCAAGAGTTTCATG ATTCTGGTGATGGTGGTGACGGTGTACCTTTTGAAGGTGTAGAGATTTGTTGCTTCAATTTG GATGGTGCACACTATATGATTTATACACCAGTTGATCCCCTTCTGTTCGTCGCAGTCAAG GATAAGGATGGTGTGCTACGCATTGCTGAGGAT GATCTGATGGAAGACCCTGCAGTTCTGGATGCGGTGGATGAAGAGACAGAATTTACAGCTCTAGTG gaggaggaggaggcccttCTTGAAACAGTACTTGGTGAAAGGTGA
- the LOC136497233 gene encoding uncharacterized protein, with the protein MGLKEQHPQLDQTDDAINSPASVSDDHHQGPGIPRVSSCSTDNDSGLPLCRVCHCVEPDLRGESALGFLGIAPPSPPRTDTDSTTTTSTSKVAITGPKDDAISAPRFVEFVSPEGEIFVCATDVESGPLHQHDHLVDLGCSCKNDLALAHYACALKWFISHGSTTCEICGTVAANVRPQDFNKVLASLKDYEALRERTSTGEISYLQHGADTGVDPDAVAAIRRQRLSEISSWFNPHNSHVAVAQGHIDQPQPSLSPTNNSVLEHSVVAATRVHTRWSLESTGVFVATCLVVIILAWLVAPHVGKKAAVICLHMLLGGLCALAVVISLRFVFPRIQYGSMQYWAILFVSWFLVFGVWASRTRSARSS; encoded by the exons ATGGGCCTCAAGGAGCAGCATCCGCAGCTCGACCAAACTGATGATGCTATCAACTCACCCGCTTCTGTTTCTGACGACCACCACCAGGGACCGGGCATCCCCCGTGTCTCAAGCTGCAGCACCGACAACGATTCTGGCCTTCCACTTTGCCGGGTCTGTCATTGCGTCGAACCCGATCTGAGAGGCGAGTCCGCCCTCGGATTCTTGGGCATCGCGCCGCCTTCCCCTCCCAGGACTGACACTGACTCCACCACCACGACGTCCACCAGCAAGGTTGCCATCACTGGGCCAAAGGATGATGCCATCAGTGCTCCCAGATTTGTTGAGTTCGTAAGCCCCGAGGGGGAGATATTCGTGTGCGCCACTGACGTCGAATCAGGCCCCCTGCACCAGCATGACCATCTTGTGGATCTAGGGTGTTCTTGCAAGAACGACCTTGCCCTTGCGCATTATGCCTGTGCGTTGAAGTGGTTCATCAGCCATGGATCCACCACGTGCGAGATATGTGGAACTGTTGCTGCAAATGTAAGGCCTCAGGATTTCAACAAGGTTCTCGCGTCCCTCAAGGATTATGAAGCTCTCAGGGAAAGGACATCCACAGGGGAAATCTCATACTTGCAGCATGGGGCAGATACTGGTGTTGATCCAGACGCCGTCGCGGCGATACGAAGGCAGCGGCTTAGCGAGATCTCATCTTGGTTCAATCCTCACAACTCTCACGTGGCTGTTGCCCAAGGCCATATTGATCAACCTCAGCCGTCACTTAGTCCAACCAATAATTCTGTTCTGGAGCATAGTGTTGTGGCGGCGACACGGGTACATACAAGATGGAGTTTGGAGAGCACTGGAGTTTTTGTTGCTACCTGCCTAGTTGTCATTATTCTTGCATGGTTGGTTGCTCCACATGTTGGCAAG AAAGCTGCTGTAATCTGTCTTCATATGCTTCTTGGAGGTTTATGCGCATTGGCTGTAGTAATATCCCTGAGATTT GTTTTCCCGAGAATCCAGTATGGGTCTATGCAATATTGGGCAATCTTGTTTGTGTCCTGGTTCCTTGTGTTTGGTGTTTGGGCTTCACGAACACGCAGCGCACGCTCCTCATGA